In a genomic window of Aeromonas veronii:
- a CDS encoding DUF2061 domain-containing protein, translating into MKKTISFAILHFGVAFTVAYLLTGELLTASLIALIEPAVNTVAFYFHDLGWQKLKPNHSLQTKTSSFALVHFSIAFGVAFLLSGELLTGGVMAMIEPAINTVVFFFHERLWRARSQQLTLA; encoded by the coding sequence ATGAAAAAGACCATCAGCTTTGCCATCCTGCACTTTGGTGTCGCCTTTACCGTAGCCTACCTGCTGACCGGTGAGCTGCTGACCGCCAGCCTGATCGCCCTGATCGAGCCCGCCGTCAACACGGTCGCCTTCTACTTTCATGACCTTGGCTGGCAAAAGCTCAAGCCAAACCACAGTCTGCAGACCAAGACCAGCAGCTTCGCGCTGGTGCACTTCAGCATCGCCTTCGGGGTTGCCTTCCTGCTGAGCGGCGAACTGCTCACCGGCGGCGTGATGGCGATGATCGAACCGGCCATCAACACCGTGGTGTTCTTCTTCCACGAGCGGCTGTGGCGCGCGCGCAGCCAACAACTGACGCTGGCCTGA
- the rlmJ gene encoding 23S rRNA (adenine(2030)-N(6))-methyltransferase RlmJ, translating to MLSYRHAFHAGNHADVLKHAVQALIIESLKKKDKPFIVLDTHAGSGLYDLRGDWSQKKAEYADGIGRLWDERAQWSAMAPYLGVIEEMNPAQEGNSGELHYYPGSPELSRRLSREQDKLALMELHNNEVDDLRANMGYDPRVAVHHRDGFEGLIALLPPTPRRGLVLIDPPYELKEDYFAVVDTLKKAQKRWATGIYALWYPILGQEADKSRDMLRAIKRENFGNVLVAELEVAGQTADWGMNGSGMLIISPPWLLAEQIEAFLKPLCAKLAQGAGAQYKVEWLNKVEE from the coding sequence ATGCTGAGCTACCGCCACGCCTTTCACGCCGGCAACCACGCCGACGTGCTGAAACACGCCGTTCAGGCCCTGATCATCGAGTCCCTCAAGAAGAAGGATAAACCCTTCATCGTGCTGGACACCCATGCCGGCAGCGGTCTTTACGACCTGCGCGGCGACTGGTCCCAGAAGAAGGCCGAGTATGCCGATGGCATCGGCCGCCTGTGGGACGAGCGGGCCCAGTGGTCCGCCATGGCGCCCTATCTCGGCGTCATCGAAGAGATGAACCCCGCTCAAGAAGGAAACAGCGGCGAGCTGCACTACTACCCCGGCTCGCCGGAGCTCTCCCGCCGTCTCTCCCGCGAGCAGGACAAGCTGGCGCTGATGGAGCTGCACAACAACGAAGTGGACGATCTGCGTGCCAACATGGGCTATGACCCGCGAGTTGCCGTCCACCACCGTGACGGCTTCGAGGGGCTGATCGCCCTGCTGCCGCCCACCCCGCGCCGCGGGCTGGTGCTCATCGACCCGCCCTATGAGCTGAAGGAAGATTACTTCGCCGTGGTCGACACCCTGAAAAAGGCGCAGAAACGCTGGGCGACCGGCATCTACGCCCTCTGGTATCCGATCCTCGGGCAAGAGGCGGACAAATCCCGCGACATGCTGCGCGCCATCAAGCGCGAGAACTTCGGTAACGTCTTGGTGGCCGAGCTGGAAGTGGCCGGTCAGACTGCCGACTGGGGCATGAACGGCTCAGGCATGCTGATCATCAGCCCGCCCTGGCTGCTGGCCGAACAAATCGAGGCCTTCCTGAAACCGCTGTGTGCCAAGCTGGCGCAGGGTGCCGGTGCCCAGTACAAGGTGGAGTGGCTCAATAAAGTCGAAGAGTAA